ATTAATCATAGCAGGTGATTAAAAAGTATGCAAAAGATACATTATGCTTTCGTTAGTTTGGTGTAATTTTACCGCTCACCCTCTTTCCACAATCAATTCAGAATGTCTTTCACAGTTCTTCCTTAACTAGCACGCTAACTTATTTCAATTTTATCGACAGAAATTCTGCGCTGGTCATAAACCCATCTAAAACGCATAATAAATAAATCGCAGAATCGTTTAAACGTTGTGACAGCTAAAGCTTTGCTTAGAAAACTTTGGTTACCCTTTTTGCAATTTCCAACAAGACTACAAAATTCTTCGATCGACTTGGGCCATACCACAAtggaaacacacacacacaaaaaaaaaaaaaaaaaaaaaaagaacttctATGATACGCCATTTTATGATCCACATTAGAATACTGCGCAATCGTCTCTTATTTTTAACTTTTTCTCTTGCTTTGTGGAAATTTCAGTAAAAGTATCATTATATCACTTTTGGAGTAAGAAAATTTGGAGAAGACCAGGATATAGCCTGACTATCAAAAATTGAATTTGGACTGTATGTGTATATTAATCAGTTAATCTCCACAAGATCGTGCGTTGCTCTGCATCTTGAACTCTTTATGGTCTTAACCTTACAATATGTTAAAGTGCTATTTGTACATTAAGCccatttataattttaaaattatgaaaatgatctttttagatattttttatataaatataaattttttatgtgtaaaagtaaatttcacatttgtaaaaaaaaatttgaatcataaaactaaaaacagaTCTGTAAAGAGTCACAAATCCATCTCAAGGACCAGATCCAGTGCAGATCCCTTATATTCAAATCTCATGTTTACATGCATGCTAGCTCTCACATTTTATATGAATGAAAATACTTCTTGAAATATATCTTGGCTTTTCCTTTgctttagtgggcgtttggacataagaattataaaattctAAAACAGGGGGGAAAAGTTTTTTCAAATGAAAATGGTATttcaaatttagagttgtgtttggacatgaatataattttgggttgtttttgaagttttgtgagtgatttgagtgaaaattttaaaaaaatagttttttggagtttttcaaattttcgaaaatttccaaaatgcattttcaagtaaaaattaaaaattttatgaacaaacgctgatttcgaaaaaaagtgaaattttttgaaaaagagagaaaaatttcttatgtccaaacatgCTCTTAGTATGGGTCTTCGCAATAACTGCCATTTGCCATTATTAAGTACCGTTTGTccacaaaataaaaaaagaaatcccTTTTTTCGAATTCTGTTTTCAAAAATGTATTTGTCCatgaaattttgtaagtttttgaaaaaaatttgaaaataatttttccaaaagacaactttttcaaaattttcactttttttttctccACTCACAAGAATgcaacataatttcaaattccaaatacCATTTTTCAATTTACcccaaatactattttttttaaaaaaaacattatagtaatttttatgtccaaacacctacTAAGTTATTTGGTATTGACTTTCACACTTAAACTGAGGCTTGAGCGTCAGAATGTTGATTTCACACTTATGTGGGACATTTACCACAAAATTGATTTTTAATCTCCACGAAACTGATTAAATCAGAATGTTGTATGTTTGACTTAAATTATTACTGTAATTTAGAAATGCAAACaacattttaaattattttgcaGGATTACCAAAGTTGGAGAATTGAACTATTATTCTAACTTCAAAGAAAGTTCTAATTTGTTTTGGAGGAATAATGTCAATCACTTTCTTATCAAAGTTGGAGATTACTTCCACAAAATTTGTCTCCTTAATTATGATTAAAATCTTGTTAGATCTATTTAATCGATGAGGCCAATCAAGTTTATCCCTGTGCCAAATATAGCCGCCTGCTGACTACAGGTCAAGGCACCGACTGCTATATAGATGAGACCACGTTCTTTGCTAAGATATCAATCAAATCCATAGCACAGACAAATTTCATTTTCCAGAAGAAGAAAACTAAAATGGGCACAGTTCCTTCACCACACTTTGTAATCTTTCCTTTCATGTCTCATGGCCACACTATTCCTCTTCTCCACCTCGCCACCCTTTTGCGCCACCGTTTTGTCGCCGTCACCATTTTCACCACCCCTGCAAACGCCCCCTCCATTCGTGATTTTCTACAAGATGAAACCATCTCAATAATTGAGCTCCCTTTTCCTAAAGACGTAGATGGTATTCCTCCTGGTGTTGAAAATACCGAGAAGCTTCCCTCCATGTCCTCTTTCTATCAATTTGCGAGAGCTGCTAAGCTGATGCAGCCGCTGTTCGAGCAAGCTTTACTAGGTTTGCAACCCGCGACATGTATAATATCTGATGCATTTCTTGGATGGACTCAACAATCTGCTGAAAAATTTGGTATCCCGAGGTACTTTTTCTTTGGTATGAGTATTTTCGCCACGACCCTATACCAAATTCTTGGCATAGAACGTCCTCAGGCTAGAGCTATTTCACCAGACGAGCCTTTCGTATTTTCAACCTTTCCCTGGTTGAAGCTCACTAGAAATGATTTTGAACCTCCTTTTGGAGATCTTGAGCCCAAAGGTCCAGCCGTGGACTTCATGTTAGAGCAAGGTATTTTTGTTGATCATCTCATCTGAAGTTTAAGATCACGTTTACATATGCATATTTATGTCTCAATATGCCTCAATCTTTCACATGTGGATCGGAGTCTTTTTCTTAGGCcaaacatatgaaaatattttttttctgtaACGGTGAAATTTGGATGCAGGACTGTGATGATTCCAATGGCGGAACTGTGTATGGTGAAGGGTATTCAATTGAATTCTCTTTGCCGGACAATTGTACTGTGCGTATATAGGGTAAAACAAAATTATGTATAGAACTAACTTGTTGAATCCTTTTCATATAATGAGAACTTTTAGTGTAGTGTTTCTTGAATTCCTTGTTAGAATTTTTGGCTCCATCACTAAATGATTCCACATTAAAATTATTTGCATCTCATTTGCAGAGAGTAAGCTTTTAGTACTTAaatatatttatgtttatttaTGTCTAAACAGGTTCTTCCCTAGCAAACAGCCGTGGCATGATCACCAACAGCTTTTACGAACTGGAACCAAGATTTGCAGACTATTGGAACCAACACCTCGGACCAAAGTCCTGGTGTGTTGGGCCTCTTTGCCTAGCCAAGCTGCCCATGACAGCACAGCTATCGCAACCCGacaaaaaatatgaaacatggaTGCAATGGCTCAACAGTAAGTTGGCCGACAGACAACCTGTTCTGTACGTCGCATTTGGTACTCAGGCAGAACTTTCCCCCGAGCAAATACAAGAAATTGCCAGAGGACTAGAATTATCAAACACGAGTTTCTTATGGGTGACAAGACCAAAAGTATTGGAGCATTTGGAGGGGTTTGAAGAGAGGGTAAAAGATAGAGCATTGATAGTGAAAGAATGGGTAGATCAGTGTGAGGTGTTAAGGCACAAAAGCATCAGAGGGTTTTTAAGTCACTGCGGATGGAATTCTGTTTTGGAAAGCATATGTGCCAAAGTGCCGATTTTGGCACTACCCCTTATGGCTGAGCAGCATCTAAATGCACAATTTGTGGTTGAGGAAAGTGGTGTGGGACTAAGGATTATGCCAAGGAATGGATCAACGAGGGGTTTTGTGGAAGCGGAAGAGGTTGAAAAAATGGTGAGAGAGTTAATGGAAGGTGAAAAGGGAAAAAGGGTGAGGAAGAAAGTGAAAGAAATGGGAGAAAATGCATGGGAAGCTATGAAAGAAGGTGGATCATCTTGGTCAACATTATGCCTCCTTATTGATGATGCTTGCGGCGGAAAACAAGTTTTAATTGATGTTTAAAAGCCAGCTTTGGGCATATTTGTGTTCAATAATAGACTGTTTGCTTTAATCATGCTATCAAATAAGGAGTTTGTAGTTTATTTAGTTGTATCCTATGGTTAATAGATTGTTAAGTCTACAACATATAGGTGGGCTTGCAGCTAAGAGTCATTTTGGGCATCTCTCCTGCTATATAAAAATCTCCATAGAAGGGTTCCATCCTTCTATTTCTTTTTCGGCTCCTTTCAATGTTCGGTACTTGCGGTGGGGTCGATTAAATTCTAATTAGCGCGAACAAGTTCCACTACAAGAAATAGCGTATTAAATGGAAATTTTTCTgagaattataaaagaaaatttgCAGGTAATTCATTTTGTTGCGGATTTTCCTTCCACAAATAATCCGATGGAAAACCTTCGTAGGTAATTAATACTTGCAGATTTTAAAAATCTCTAGATAAGTtacctgaaaattttaaattcgcaTGAAAATTAGCTGGGGATTTTAGATCCGCACGTAAATTAGTTACGGATTTTTTTGGTGAGAAATACCAAAAAAGCGCATGAAACTTTTGGTAAAAGTTCACGAAAGAAAGGAGTTTATTTGCGGATTTTCCTAGGAAAATATCTGCAAGTACATCCCCATAAATTCCCAAATGAATTCTTTAGAAATATTTAGGCAAAAATTTATATTGTCATAACATTTTTATTTTCagaattattttcttattaaggcAACCTTCtaaatacatatttttgtgtcttctgttaattattattattactaagtaATTTTGGAgacaagagtgagttgctctagtggtaagcaccctccacttccaaccaagaggttgtgagttcgagtcaccccaagaacaaggtggggagttcttggagggatggagccgagggtctatcggaaacagcctctctaccccatggtaggggtaaggtcttaCATCACATGAAAAGCCCATACTAGGTGTAGTCAACAACTGTTGGACTCTGTGGCATCAGGAGCGAGCAAGACTATCTTTGGTGAATACAATAAGAACTGGGTGCTTTGCCCATGCTGTTATCCGCCGCCGAAGCGCTCAAGGGATTCATGCTTGAATGTCGAGATCAGGGGACTCTATCCAATCCATGCGGCAAATTTGTTTGTGGTGGAAAAAACTcaacaataaaaagaaataaatagaaTATAAAAAATCATTGAATTTATTTGCTCTGATACAAGAGATCGGCCCCGAAGCAAGATATGGTGGGTGCCAGCAActtgtacacactaccctctccagaccccacttatgaGATTATACTGGATTATTGTTGTTATACTAAGTAATTTTGGACTCCCGACTTGGAAAGTTACATCACATGAAAAGCCCATACTAGGTGTAATCCATAACTGTTGGACTCTGTGGCATCAGGCTCACACCTGTTAGCCGATGTGGGGATAAGAGGATATTCCAACTATTACTTCTCTTCCCATGGAGTATTTATTAactaatttatccattttttttaaatagtgCATTAAATAAAGattccataaataaataaaaatattttcaagtaaaaacaAGTGAATAAAATTATGAttacatttttaaattaaatatattcatagttattttttttctaaaattctatttataatcCTGAAATAACACATTAAATGTTTTATAAGAAAATACATTAACTAATAAGAATTAAACATATCGTACATTGATTAAGCAATTGATAAGAATTGTTTTGCTAATTCCAACAACGTAAGCAAGATTACATTATTTCAATAAtaatgttagaaattaatcaaGAGATGATGTTAGAAAATAGAATCATAAGATCACTTGATAAATAAATTTCAATACTATATTTTACAAACTAATATCACTTAAGCAACATACCACAATTAAGTTTCATCATACTAACTATACATGTATGTAAGATAAAAAGTTAATAAAATtagttatattttataaatataactTAATATTTTCTGCTTAGAAATTAAACTTAAATTGTTCAATTATACGcaatttagtatattttttatgATATTAGCTTTATCATatccttttatatcaatcataCCATCGTAATTCTTAATATAACTAGATttatgataattatttttttatgaatttgttcaaaaaataataaccagTTATATTATGCTCAATAACTTGTAATATTCAATCCAGCATATATCACATAATTAAGTAGAAGTTAATAAAAATTAGTTATATTTTATAAATGTAACTTAATATTTCTCTATTTAGGATTTAACTTAAATTATTCACTTATTCACAATTTAGTGTATGAAGATATTAGATTTATTACATCCCTTTATATTAAccatatcaaaattttaattcttaaaataactaCAGATATGATAATTAAACTGCTATTAAATTTGTTCtgaaaacaaaaatattaaacgACTATATTATGCTCAATGACTTGTAATATTCAACCCAGTTAACCTATCTCACAAAATTAAGTTTTATATAGGATCAATGTTTTAACTATATTTACCTACAAATAAATCgataatatataaaatagataTGATCAATCCTGAAGGATGAATTTTACATATCATGATTTTGTAATGCTTAAAagaataaattttaaattaaaaatgactttttcttatatttcaaataatatttttaaagtgtaTTGAAAGAATTTCAATGTTAAATATGTGGCTATAAAATCTCACAGAAAAATTTTCAAGTTAATATATATCCAACTAAATCAACAACTATAAAATTTCCATATAAATTTCAAGaacaaattcccaatcaaaaccaTATCAATGAAATACTGAGGTAAATTCGCAAAAATAAGTTTTCAGCTAAAATCATACAAATAATCTTCAGTTAATTTCTTAGATAATAAATTTTCTAGGTAAATTCCAAAACACTATTTCCAGCTAAACCCACAATAATAAATTTAAGATAATAAAACTCTCGAGTAAATATTTAAGAAATAATTCAAGCTAAAATTGAAGCAACAAAGTTTTTAGGTAATTTTCTAGCTAATAAAATACTCATGTCAATCCTCAAGAATAATTCCCACCTAAAATCGCAGCAATAAAATCTCCAAGTTAATACCTAGTTAATAAATTCTCCAGGTAAATCCCCAAGAAATAATCCCCAactaaaatcacaataaaatatTCCTAGGTAATTCCCTAGGTAATATAATCCACATGTAAATCTCCAAGAAATAATCCCTAACTAAAACCGCAAGTAACAGTACTTGCGGAAGTTCCTACGAAATCACAATGAAAATAAtacttttataattttttattatttatctgCGAAATTACCCACAAAAATGATATTTGGGGATTATTTTCCCAGGTAATATTTTGGCGCTAAATGGCGCCAAATTTATTTACGGATTTACTTGGGAAAATCGAATTGGCAGGTAAATATTCGAGAATCTAGGAATTATTAGATTTTCGCATGGTAATTTGCAGGAATTATCTGCGGAAAAAATTCTCAGGTAAAATCTCCAAGTAATTTAAGGTTTTCTTGTAGTGTTCCACATTGGTGGTAAAATATTTCCCAACAAATACGACTCTAGATATATACCCGGAGTTCAAAACCAAGACTCTAAATTGAGAATGAAATAGTACTTATCGATGTTTGAACCAAAAACATAAATCTTGGTTCAAACGACTAATTTCGGTTAAATATAGGTTAATCctagttaaaaataatatttctagATATGAGTTCCGAAAACGTGACTAATGTCAAACAGATTATGTGGTAGATTGATAGCAACATGCAATAACTATTCCAAAAAGTatgaataataatgtagcacttaatagcaataaataacaaaaatagtattTAAATAAATAGGAgaaatgattcacccaataaaggatgaACTAGGTGGTTGTTccttctgacaatgatgagtgacagacaaATCTTAGAATGtattattctcggatctgatgggaAAGTATGAAATAATATGAACGAGAATCTTGATTAAAAGATAGAGTTTGTATTTTAGTAAGAGCGAGATAGAGAGAGAATCTTTATCAAAATTCTGTTCTTGTCAAATGAATGTCACATGCCCCATACCATTGTacctttttctatttatatgagacatATTCCTAATAAACCATAATAGTACAAGTGTAGAGAATATCCACtcgaatattctctttaatatcctatttAAAAAATTAGCCGTTACAACTTCATCAATGGTGCTCGACCTCGATCAATGTTGACATCTTGACCACGAATCTCGCTGCTTCCTAGTTGACCTCGACTGATGACGACTCGAGGACTCTTTTCTTCAGTGTTGTCTTATCTTAAATATTCTAGGGCAGATTTTAACCCTTACAGTTAGTCCATCTGCTTATTGAGGTCGGGCCCAGGCAGGCTTGATGAGCGGATTCTATTAACTGCGGTCGAAACGATTGGACGACCTGACCGGGTCATGATGATTGGGACGAGCTGGCAGCGTGGCCCTTTGTGAACCGCAAACTCTAGAGTTGTGCGGTCCATGAATCAAGGTGACGTCATGACGTCATGCGTCATTATAATGCATTTTTCCGATGTGTTGCTTCATTTCGCGTGCATCTTTTGATTGAATCTGCTGCTCCGGTTATGGTGCAAGGTAATTATGAATCAATTTCTCGGTTTTGATGCtagaaatttttataaatagGGGTGTGTGGGTATAATTTCAACCTTTACAAAATCCTTGCACCAAAATTCTgtaccttcttct
This DNA window, taken from Nicotiana tabacum cultivar K326 chromosome 4, ASM71507v2, whole genome shotgun sequence, encodes the following:
- the LOC107785624 gene encoding UDP-glycosyltransferase 90A1 — encoded protein: MGTVPSPHFVIFPFMSHGHTIPLLHLATLLRHRFVAVTIFTTPANAPSIRDFLQDETISIIELPFPKDVDGIPPGVENTEKLPSMSSFYQFARAAKLMQPLFEQALLGLQPATCIISDAFLGWTQQSAEKFGIPRYFFFGMSIFATTLYQILGIERPQARAISPDEPFVFSTFPWLKLTRNDFEPPFGDLEPKGPAVDFMLEQGSSLANSRGMITNSFYELEPRFADYWNQHLGPKSWCVGPLCLAKLPMTAQLSQPDKKYETWMQWLNSKLADRQPVLYVAFGTQAELSPEQIQEIARGLELSNTSFLWVTRPKVLEHLEGFEERVKDRALIVKEWVDQCEVLRHKSIRGFLSHCGWNSVLESICAKVPILALPLMAEQHLNAQFVVEESGVGLRIMPRNGSTRGFVEAEEVEKMVRELMEGEKGKRVRKKVKEMGENAWEAMKEGGSSWSTLCLLIDDACGGKQVLIDV